TCGAAATCATCCAGGACCTTAACCAGAAACACCGCACCCACCTCCAACGACAGTATTGGAAGTTTATTGGAAACAACTTCTTCAATCAAACGCGTTAGAGAGATCAATCGAAACGAGATCGAGATCTCATCCATGCTGAGGTCCACAATCACCACAAACCCGACACATACCTCAAACACCGCAGGCGAATGAACCGGTTCAAGACAGCGCACTCACCGCCATCAATTCTTCTCCACCGTAAAGAAAGTCAACCGCCGGACAGTTTCGTCAAAGGAGCGCAAAACCGCCGGAAACAAAGCCGGCTACACAACTGTCGAGGGGACCACCGTGTACCAGAATCGGTAATCTCTATTCGGAGGGGAACCACCGCGACTTacaatctctcaaagtctcagaaagagagaagagagagaagtctACCATTCCCCTACCATAGGTATTGCGAATATCATATTCAAAAATTAGACTACATAtcctcaaaaagaaaaaaaaaatgaattacatATCTAATAgttaaatactattaaaatttgtGTGTGTATGAGATAATCTGCTTTAAGTTCATATCAGTTAAAAACACTCATAAAAACACAGTTGTCAATCCATCGAGCGGTCCTACTTGTCCATATCATATCCACCTCGTTGATAATCCCGCCACGTCACTGTCCAGCGTGTCTTTTTCTGTATACGAGTTTCGACAACAcgcaaaagaaataaaagaaaacgcTCGTGCCTTAGTTTGTTTTACATCAATAATTGTCTGTCTTTGCTTTTATTACTCTTTGTCCGTTACCCCCATTTATGTTGTTTATTTGTCCTTTGCAATGCTATATAGTTGTGAATTAttactattaattaatatgattatcattattatatttCTGGTATTTAATTTTGTAGATGGTAGTTGGGCATTGCAATATACATAAATGATTGGCTAAACTGATTGGCTACTTGTTAAGCTATCACTCTTGCAAATACTAGACCTAAAGCTTAGGCATATAAaccgaaaaaatcaaattaaatcaATATTCACAAATAATCAAGcgatttctatatttttagagtgaaaaacaaaaccaaatggAAAATCGAATATGCAAATatctaataatattaaaaaatatacaaatcgatttcttatattttgaaacatcctatattttctaaaataatcgTTAAAAGATTtgtatatctaaaaatattaattaattttttattgttaacgGAACTGAACTGAACCAAAAATTGAAATAATCAAACCAAAGCTAAAAATAACCGATTggttcttatttttaaaattcaaaattggaACAAAAGGCCGAATTGGAACTGAAACTGAAAATCGAATATGCATGCCTAATTAAACCACTGATTTATTTACaaggttaaaaatataaaataatgaaaatttaatttgattagATTTTCGTTAAGcattaattaaatatcttaacttttttcttctctttatgGCCCATGTATCAGAAAAATCAGCAAGAAATTAATTAATCCGCGCCACGTCACGCCACGTCACGTCACGCCACGCCACGTATCAGGCCTCTACTATAAAGATCACTACCTAAACTCTGCCATTACCAATTCCACAAAAAAACAACGGTTACAAAATACAGACTGCGAAAATGAATAACAAGGCAACATCCattcttctcctctctctcgTTCTCCTCCCTCTATACGCGTCTGCGTCGCCGCGTGTCGGCGGATGGCGTCCCCTCAGCGACGTTAATGACCCTCACGTCGTAGAGATCGGCAGATTCTCGGTGTCCGAGTACAACATGCAGAGTAAATCGGGACTCAAGTTCGTGGCGGTTGTTAGCGGCGAGACTCAGGTAGTTGCTGGCATGAATTACCGGCTTATTGTTGCGGTTAATGATGGCGTAAAGATAGCCGGTGCTGGTGCCAGCAAGAACTACGAGGCTATTGTATGGGAGAGGGCGTGGTTGAAATCGATGAATCTCACTTCTTTCAAGCCTGCCATTTAAATAATGGCTGTTTCCTCTGAGTTCTTCCAAATGTAATGATCTGATAAAAACagtaaaaaagttaaataaacaaagaagaaatTAATGTCGATTTCTGTATTACTATCTGGTTTCAAGTTTCATGTTGTTGGCTTGATTTGATTTCATGAAGAAATGGTTATGTAATTGATTGAACAAGTGGTGACACATCCGCTAATTATGCCGGTTAATTTGCTGTATAGTTTATGGAGTCACGAGACCGTTgagaaagaataagaaatctttaattatttgattAGCGAACAAGAATGTCGTTTATTCGTAAGAAATTACAAAGGAGGAGCCACGAGATAACCACATGTGAGGGCAAGTTGTTGTCTTTGTTGAAGGTGTAAAGCTAACATGTCATTTCTCTTTGGTCCACCATAGTAAGTAGCTCATCACATGTGACCAGTATTTATTCAACTACCAGTTTCACATTTTTTCCTCATTACTGTAATTTTTggtataatctatattattaaaactgaagtaccttTTGATACTGTTTGGATACAAGGATagcaaacttaaaaaaaaattgattgttGTTTGGACACAAGGTTAGCAGGACAAAACGTTTTCTTTGCTGACTTTATTAATGTCCTTTTCGTAATTTAACAATATACACAGCTTTAACCAAATTCGAAATCAATAACATCCGTATCTCCTTAAAAGCAATCGAGATCCTCCATAATTAGTTACCTAAATCATTGCAAAcaaatataacaatatattaatgtattccGTAAGAGAAAAAAGAATATACCCAAATATCTATCAATCATACAATCAAGCAATATCTTAATGGTTAGATTTTCCTTGTGATATTTAACGTGCTTACCAATTTTcgtaaccatatatatatagatatcccTCTACGACTcaatttcttcatcctcaacccatcaccaaaaaataaatttttacaagATATGTCGAGTAACGCGAGTTGTAACCTGCTTAAGGATGTCAAGCCTTACAAAACCGGGTGGAGAGTACGTGTGAAGATGCTTCATTCCTGGAAACAGAACTTTGGAGGAGAAACACTTGAGTGCATCCTTGCAGATGAAACAGtaggaaaatattttaaacatatatatttatatagattaCAAAACTGAACGTACTTTCATGATTAATGTATGAACTactcatttttaaattatactaaCCTTGGTTTGTTCGCAAGGTTGGCAATTCTATTTGATATTTGTGATCCAACGGTTACTGATCTTTCTTCTCCAACATGACCAATTCTTATCAATGACACCTTCATCACCTGAAAGCAtacaaaaacatagaaaaaatagaTTGATCATTGAATCTTTAGTAGTCAAACATGACAGTTTTTTCACAGCCAATTACTAAAGGAAAGTGAAGATACACTACCTGATATGCAAGACAAGTTGTTTATGCTTTTCATTCGTTTGTTTCAGTCTTTGTTTTCCTTCACTATGTGTTTCATATCAACCGTGTAAAGGATAAGACATGCTTTTAGTAAACACataataatttcaaaagaacaaggaaagagttttaaaagatGTAAACCTGAACTATCACCCGCTGCTTGTGCTCTTagtaaaattatgaatagagaATAATGCTTCGTTAGGATCATCTCTGGAACACaagtaaaaagacaaaaacattaTCAACTATAAATAATCAAAGTTGTCTTTTTCCTTTTGTGAGTTATAGAAGTGACAGAACAACCAATGAATATTCAAAATAGAaactagaagaaaaaaaagaacctACCAAACAGAAATCGTTTAAGAGAAATAGAAACCTAACTTTGCTTCTGTCATAATTCAATAGAAAGCGTTTAATCAAATCatctcctttttcttctttacGGTACCTTGCAATGATTCCAATATCTGGCCATCATGTAATTGAGTTTCGATGTACACAAAGATTCCAAATTAACACTGACTTTATCTATTACATGTTAATCTTCAAAGACTTCGGTGATGGCCAATCTACTATTAGAGATGCcagatctaaaaaatatttgaacaatttttatgattaaaaacaCCTAATCGTTCACACTGTCAATTgaataaaaagaatataaatagtCTAACCTTTTATACAATAAATCAATGAACAATCTGATGATCATGGATTAGGATTCCTCCGATTttgtatttgatattttttgagTAATAATCGAGACGGAGATCAGATCAAAGAGAGAGACAGTGAAGGGGCGACGGAGAAGTTTATGAGAAAGCAAAAAAGTAGTTGAGTTTTACGCATACATTTTTTTTCCGGAGTAATTAGTTGGATTAGTTGGACCAGCCCAATTCTTTAAATAATTGATAgactaattttttatatactctAGCCCAGTTTTATGACCCAATTCactttattatttagtttaagccatttgtttaaaataattgacatattaattatttaaataaaataaagtagatttatggttgttgtttctttgtggtgaaaataaaaacagaaactataatatataatatataatatagattCTAATCTGCTACaatacaattttcaagaaaataaaatatcataaaactataataattcatagaaaactacaacaaaaaaaattaaacgttttttaaataaataaactaaaaaaccCAGTAAGTTAATATATGAATCTTACACTTATATcaaattgcatcaagttatagaattatagatataatattatgtagagATTGAAAAAGCtcttaatataacatttttacattataaatcatatatattactCTAAATGgaatttacaaaacataaaaatataaatggacattttataaaataaatggtttataaatttacattgaacaaaatttaaatcCAGCACCCGCGCGGgggcgcgggtcaaaatctagttgagaATTAATTCGTAAGTAACGACTCCATTTCCGTTTTCAATTGTACGTCTTGGAAGCAATCTCTgtatattaattgataaacattacaacattgttttgtagtCATGTGTCAGCATGAGAatgaaattcaatattttttagaaaaatacgtTGGTacatcttaatttatattatattttttattaaattaactatcaaattgataaatagtgtataaaagaatattctcgcaattttcctaaataaaaactacataaTTACCTattatgattaacgtatatatgaccattataatgattatgaataataaagatttgataacaatttttgtatatttctttttttctttctaattttatattattaaaagaaattaaacaattacattaactatataataataaaattttagattttttcgtatatgttatattttgaagtttgagaaagactataaattattagaaattttaaaatcccactttgaaaattttgtgatcaatggcttaatttgttttgttgtaaaaagatacaaatgatcataaaattatattagtatgaatttttattttataaatattcaaattaaatataatatatattcagctAATGACTTAAAGCAAGAAAATGAACTGCATctatttagtcgtccagttgaaactCTTCAAAACTATACGGAAGACTAAGATCAAAGTAATTCGATTTCGGAAACAATACTAAGCTGTTGGTTCTAAAACCATTAAAATAGTTCTCAGTGATGTTAAAGtaacatattaaaaaagttGTAGAACctgttttgtaataaaaattcACTTGATGACCACATTACGATTTTTATAGGAATAAACATggtgataaaaaatttaatctcAAATCGATCAGGCTCatcataaattcaaaatagaTTTCACTCCACGATTATAATTACAAATGCTCGGTCCAACATATAGatgattatattaaaaaaacactactgtatgcatattaaaaaaaattcaaacacatATACATGTTTAATTTGTTatgattatataaagaaaacataactgtatgcatattaaaaaaaaatcaaacacatATACATGTTTAATTTGttaatactatatattttaaatttttattatataagcgCTCGGTCTTAGCCTAGTTAACTTATAAGCCTTGATCATTTGCATGTCGCTGGCATCTGTAAGTCCGTAACTGGTCCCAAACCGCACTTTAATGTTCATTGTGCTATCACACAGTTTACGATCAAGTTGTACATCGttgaaaacaatttaaatttatacGACTTATGATTAATCATCGCTGCCTGCGGCAACCTgcagctaagctacatacaaaCGAATATAgctttaaaatagtttttttttggccaaTTTAGGTGAATaaccaaaacagagaaaataatTAGGTGATCAtgcattatttttatatatttgcaaAACCATGTATAGAGAGATGGTGATTTTACGGTTCTGTCCAAAATTGATCACCGTTTGAACCTAccttaaatttcattttttttataaaaaaaattaaaattacattaATTATCAATCCCAAAAGCCATCGGAACAGTTACAACCACGGCAAAACAACAGCATTAGGTTACAGAAAACAAACAGAGAACATCTATACCTAATCTAAGCAAAACGGAGAGAGAAGTTGAAGGTGAGAAGACAAGGGAAACGAGTCCCTTCCTCCAGTGAACACCGACGGGCCTTATCGGATTCCGAAGTATCTCTAGCGGGGGTGTTCATGCCCTACACAGATCCACCAACGAAAACTTCAAATCTGCCATCCACAGAGTTGTCCCGCGGCTCCAATTCGCCGGATACAAACCGACTCCACGAACCCTCACCGCCGCAAAGAGGTTGAAATCTCACGCTGCTCAAGGTCCGAACCACCACGTATTACCTTCCACCTAGGCGCTGAGAGATGAAACCAGATCTGATGGAGACGAAGCACAGGGAACCGCCATCCCTTATGAGCCCTCCGCCGTCTCCCGAAACTCTCTAGATTGGCGAAGACAAACCCCGGGCCAGAGGACTGACTTGCGGTTTCGTGACGGCGTCTCCGTCGTTCTCTAACAGAGATCAACCGCAAAGTCTCCGACGAGCCAGTGAGCCACCAGAGAAAAGAGTTTTCCTAGGGGTCCTTCGTACATAAGACCGAACCGAAACGCgagggagagagagaaataCCACCATCTATCACCGACGAGAACCATTCTGTCACGTTGATCGGTATCCGGGAGGGGGAGGTCACCACGAACGTCGGATAGACACCGGACATCAATTTCTTCTACTAGATCTTCAAGAAACTCAACGATCCGAGAAGCAAACATTTTGATTTCGATAATAAACTTGATATTGTGGAGAGCTGAGAAACTGAGAAAGAGATCTCTAAAGTATATTGAAACAAAAGATACGTTCAATGGATGCTTTTGGTTTTTTCATTAAACTGAAAATATTGTCGGTTGCGATTTCAAAGATTTTCATCATTATTACGGAAGGTGCATGTGTGAATAGCAAAAGGTTGCGTCTGTGATGTAAGGTTGAATAGGGTTAGTCTCGGTATTAATAAACAATACACAGTACTATGTCCATTTAGCTAATAAAATTTGTTCCTATGTGTATCCAGTGCaaattcccttttttttttgttgttgagaCATAACACATAgcttaaaaatagttaaatgtCGTTATTTGGACATTTTCACTAGTAGAAGAAtcacaattaatatatttgtcTTTTACTTTAGGAAGCATGAGATAGGAGAGAAAATagctgtctctctctctctctctctctttcttaatCCTGCAACGCTAAAAAAAATGGAGGGTGAGAGGAAGATGGTGAGACAGGAGGAGATATAGGGAAACGATTCAAAACCAAGAGATATAAAAGAGAGACCTCCAATTTTCaaaatactttttttcttttttacttttgttaaaattgtaatttagaATAAAAGGGAAGAGAGGAGGGTAAAGAAAGATAGGGTCGTGCGTGTCATCGAGAGGAGGTGCTGGACGAGACCCTTCCGCGCCATCGCGGAGGCTCTCTTCCCAGCACCTAAGCGGAAGCCTAACAACCTCTTCTTCAGCCACCGGAGAACCTTCGGATCAACCCGATCTCGGCGGTGCGAAGATGAAGGGGCTTTTCAAGTCCAAGCCTCGGACTCCGTCTGACCTCGTCCGACAGACGCGCGATCTCTTTCTCTACATCTCTCTCCCTGACTCCAAACGCGACGACAAGGTGGTGATGGCGGAGCTGAGCAGGAACATTCGTGATATGAAGTCCATTCTCTATGGCAACAGCGAGGCTGAGCCTGTTGCTGAAGCTTGTGCTCAGTTGACTCAAGAGTTCTTTCGAGAGGATTCTCTTCGTCTCTTGATTACTTGTCTCCCTAAACTCACCCTCGaggtttgagttttttttttcccataaACACGATTTTTTTTGATGATTAGATTGAGAAAGTAttgtccttttttttatttggttgatCAGACGAGGAAAGATGCTACACAAGTTGTTGCTAATCTGCAGAGGCAGCAAGTCAATTCTAAGTTGATTGCTTCTGATTATCTTGAAGCCAATCTTGATCTCATGGATGTTTTGATAGAGGGGTGAGGCTTGTTGACTCATATCATTGAAGTTGCATTAAGCTACCTGTTGGTAGATTCTTTAATTATAGCTTTTGATGTCAGCTTTGAGAACACGGACCTGGCTTTGCATTACGGTGCTATGTTTAGGGAGTGCATCCGCCATCAGATTGTTGCCAAGTGAGAACatcattccttttttttcttctgtttgcAACCTGTGATGCAATGGCAATGGGTTTACTTACATGATTCCCTTGGATTTTAGGTATGTTTTGGAGTCGGAGCATGTGAAGAAGTTCTTCGATTACATACAGCTTCCTAATTTCGACATTGCTGCCGATGCAGCTGCAACTTTTAAGGTTCTTTTAAATTTGCTACAAAACTTGCATTTTTCTCACTATCAAGTGTCAAAACATGCAATGATAACTCCAACTctgtaatatgtttttttacagGAACTGTTAACTAGGCATAAGTCTACTGTTGCCGAGTTTCTCACCAATAATGAAGACTGGGTAAGTTTTTTCTTACAATGTTATGATCTGTGCGTTAAGGCAGAACACTATGAATGACTTATGCTTTGGACAAGTATAATTGTCGAACTTCTTGATTTGCAGTTTTTCGCGGACTACAACTCAAAGCTTCTTGAATCAAGTAATTATATAACCAGACGGCAAGCTATCAAGGTAGGGTACAAATTATAAGAGAGTCTAAACATTAAAACAGCGTTAGTGTGTCATCAAGCTCATGTATTCGTGTAAACAGTTGTTGGGTGATATATTACTGGATCGATCAAATTCAGCTGTGATGACTAAATATGTGAGCTCAAGGGATAACTTGAGGATTCTCATGAATCTTCTGAGAGTATGTCGCCACCTTCCTCAAATCTTTTGTTCTTGATGATAATAGTTTGGGAAATAAACTCAATCCCTTTTGAATTACAGGAGTCCAGCAAGAGCATCCAGATAGAAGCATTCCATGTTTTCAAGGtatactttttttatatatcttgtGGAACGTAATCATCATTTGCGATGATGATTGTCCTGCTTGTTTAAATGTGGTTCCAACGTGATTGTAATGAGATTATCACCACTGTTGCGCAGCTGTTTGTGGCGAACCAAAACAAGCCTGCAGATATAGTCAACATTCTGGTGGCAAACAGGAGCAAGCTTCTGAGATTGTTGGCTGATTTAAAACCAGACAAAGGTATGGAAGTCCTTTTAAGTGACCACACGCTTTGTATTTGATTCTTTTCATCCTTGATAAATGCTTTGTTTCGTTCCATTTTGGTGGCAGAGGACGAGAGGTTTGAAGCAGACAAAAGTCAGGTCTTGAGAGAAATTGCAGCCCTTGAGCCGCAAGATCTTGCTTGAACCAACCAACCAACAGAAATCATCCTTCTTTCCCTTTTTAAACACTCAAAAGACATTTTTGGAGCATCAAagtttgttgttgtttcttttattaGGTAACAAagctctctcactttctcttaCACACATACACAGACgagatatttatttgattatgtAATCACTTGTACACATTTCACTGTTGATGCAATAAAATGGTTTTGTTAAGCGCATATAAGTTCGCATGTACCACATGGTGAAAGTGTAAGAGAAGAGCaagaaacaagaaacaagaaacaagaaacaAGGCTTCTAAAGCCGTTTAACTTcaacaaataataaaacatcaaatgtATGTAGAGACACCCCAAAAGCAAAACCAAAACTAACCAACAGAAAGCTGCTAAACAGCCGGTTAATTCACTCTCTAATCTTTGCACGAACAATGTCTATGCGTGTATTGAGACAAGACCACCGTTTCCAAGCTGAGATGTCTTGGCAGATTCCTCTTCTTTCCTTCTCTCTATGACTGCATACCAAGCAAAAGGCTTCTAGTACGGCTGCATCTAAGCGGTCAACACTCCCCCAATCACTACTGGTTACATGTCTCCTCCATTAAAGCTTATAGGTGTTGTTGGGCTCCATTTGAGTTAAGACTATATTACACAGGCttcaaagattttaaatatatgacactataagcaaatatatttgtttgaaTAACAAGTGATACAAATGAAATTAAATTCTACCCAAgtgaaaaacaaatttttacaaaaaataaatatagattcCTAAggaactaaataaatatttataaaaatgaacAAATCAAATTCTACCAATCAGGCTTTTAGCCAGTTGTGACACTCTTTTAAGATTTGTGAATAAAAGGGATGTAAGAAAGACACGTAGGGCCTGCAATAAAAGAGGTCAAATAGGTCCAGTGAAGGCCCAAACTATTATTTCTTACGGCCCATTATAATAAATTCCGAACCGGAATGGAAAAATGTCCGGTTATTCTCTCTCTGCCAGAGTAACTTCATTTCATTACAACAAGTCTCTTTGATTTCCCCAGCAGAAGAGCGTTGAATCCCTTCGTTTGCTTCTCCTGATCCATTCCATTTTAAGGATCCCATCTTATCTCTTCATTGGTTTCAACAAAGgtaactttttcttttcctcaacaattcCCCCCTTGTGATTATATTATCTctgtttatgttttgattttgtttaattatGTAAAATGGGTCTGcgaaaatgataaattatacGATGATCAGCGTTTTATACTGTGTGTTTGGTCTTACATTTTGACAGCAATGTCATGTGATCGATCTCTCCTGTAACTTTGAAAATTCTATTTCTGTCTGATCTTCCATTACACGCTCTGTTTGtttgtctgaaaaaaaaattctcaaaaaaccTCTCTTTCACTCCTTCTCCAGTGAGATTGGTTCTCACTTGGGTTTAGTTTCTTAGGTGAAATTTCGatactttttttgtgtgtgtatgtGACAAAGATCTCatcttttcagaaaaaaaacttGGCCTACCCTCAATTGTATCATATTCCGTATTTTGAAGATTCAATATCCCTGCAATAATCATTTACTGATTTATCTTGTGTGTGAACCTTAATGACAAGACTTGAGGATTTCCATCAGTGTGTTTTTAGGCTGCACTTTGTGTGATCCACTCATGAGTAGTTGTTGGTTGGTTTCTTAGGGCCCgcgcttgtctcttctgtcttAATTCTGTTTTTCTTGATAGAGAGAATATTACTTCTGCTTTCTTATTGGTGGCTTTGATGCCTTGTGTGTACTTCTTACTATCCATCCACCGGCTTCAACTTTAGATTCTCAGGGTTTGCCTTTACTTCTTGTTATATAGGTGTACACACTCAAGTGATCTTGTATAGCAGTATCCTGTAGGAGGTGGTGAAGAGGTAATTCCATACTTTAAGATCCAGGATGCGTTTATGTGCTGATTACCTTTTGCTTGTGGTAGATTTCCTTAGGCGGTGAAGAGCTGAAAGTTTTGTAAATTGGTCAACTTTGCTCCACAGAACCTTCTAGGAAGCTACCTCACTAGACAGGTGATTTTAAAAGATTCTCTTGCATCTTCTATATTGTTAACTCTTAGATCTGTTTCTGAATGTTTCCTTTCCCAACTCTCTACTTATTCttgtctttctctcttctcactTTGTTAGCACAAGGCagtggtaaaaaaaaatatgcttCTGTAGAAGGAGAGTATTATATAGCAAAATAACAAGGAGATAGATGGCTTTTCATTCTGAGGACGACAAGAGTGAAGACTACCTCTTCAAGATTGTTCTCATTGGTGACTCTGCAGTCGGGAAATCAAACTTGCTCGCAAGATTCGCTAGGGACGAGTTCTATCCCAACTCAAAGTCGACCATTGGAGTGGAGTTTCAGACGCAGAAGATGGATATCAACGGGAAGGAGATCAAAGCACAGATATGGGACACTGCAGGTCAAGAACGTTTCAGAGCAGTCACTTCTGCTTATTACAGAGGTGCTGTTGGAGCTCTTCTTGTTTACGACATCAGCAGACAGCAGACTTTTCAGAGCATTGGTAGATGGCTTAACGAGCTGCACAGTAAGTAACACATCACACACAAAGactcatctctcttttttttttttatctgataCTAAACAGTCTCTTGATGCAGCACACTCTGACATGAACGTTGTGACGATCTTGGTGGGGAACAAGTCGGATCTGAAGGACATAAGGGAAGTGCCAACATCGGAAGGGAAGGCGTTGGCGGAAGCGCAGGGGCTTTTCTTTATGGAGACATCGGCGCTGGACTCGTCAAATGTTGCAGCTGCGTTTGAGACGGTTGTGAAGGAGATATACAACATATTGAGCAGGAAAGTGATGAGCTCACAGGAGCTGAACAAGCAAGATCCTGCCTCGCTCAGCAATGGGAAGAAAGTTGTGATTCCATCTGATGAACAGGGAGAGTCCAAGAAAGGTGGTTGTTGTTCTACGTGATTTAGACAAactattgtttgtttgattgtttctCTTGTCCATGCTGCCATGAATGAATGTTGAAAAATGATGTGCTCTCTGTGTTTAGGTGTAGTAATCTGTAAATGTTCCATTGCAGAAGCTTTATGAAACTTTAAACTGCTCTCTTTTAAGTTTACCACATGATGATGATGGTCACTTATGATTGGAATAACATATAGTTACAGAATCTTGATACTATTGCTAATCCATAATCATCACAATCCTTTTTTTACTATAAAGTGGCTtgaatgtaaataaaatatttattgttctGCCAATGAAGCATTTGACATCGGGAAGAGGATCAAACTGAAGTTCAGTAATCAATCACACGTGCAGTTGCATGTGTGACAGATTGGCTCCACACATGATTGCATTTATCGTCCTAGTACGAGATTCCACACACAAATCGACATCATCAGTGATGTAATATTTCCTTCAGCTCAAACCGGACATTTTCCTAACTATTGGCTTACGATCTAAACCGGTTTGCATTTGGCTATT
This genomic interval from Brassica napus cultivar Da-Ae chromosome A6, Da-Ae, whole genome shotgun sequence contains the following:
- the LOC106399436 gene encoding LOW QUALITY PROTEIN: cysteine proteinase inhibitor 5 (The sequence of the model RefSeq protein was modified relative to this genomic sequence to represent the inferred CDS: deleted 2 bases in 1 codon); this translates as MNNKATSILLLSLVLLPLYASASPRVGGWRPLSDVNDPHVVEIGRFSVSEYNMQSKSGLKFVAVVSGETQVVAGMNYRLIVAVNDGVKIAGAGASKNYEAIVWERAWLKSMNLTSFKPALNNGCFL
- the LOC106399435 gene encoding putative MO25-like protein At5g47540 produces the protein MKGLFKSKPRTPSDLVRQTRDLFLYISLPDSKRDDKVVMAELSRNIRDMKSILYGNSEAEPVAEACAQLTQEFFREDSLRLLITCLPKLTLETRKDATQVVANLQRQQVNSKLIASDYLEANLDLMDVLIEGFENTDLALHYGAMFRECIRHQIVAKYVLESEHVKKFFDYIQLPNFDIAADAAATFKELLTRHKSTVAEFLTNNEDWFFADYNSKLLESSNYITRRQAIKLLGDILLDRSNSAVMTKYVSSRDNLRILMNLLRESSKSIQIEAFHVFKLFVANQNKPADIVNILVANRSKLLRLLADLKPDKEDERFEADKSQVLREIAALEPQDLA
- the LOC106399434 gene encoding ras-related protein RABA5a, with amino-acid sequence MAFHSEDDKSEDYLFKIVLIGDSAVGKSNLLARFARDEFYPNSKSTIGVEFQTQKMDINGKEIKAQIWDTAGQERFRAVTSAYYRGAVGALLVYDISRQQTFQSIGRWLNELHTHSDMNVVTILVGNKSDLKDIREVPTSEGKALAEAQGLFFMETSALDSSNVAAAFETVVKEIYNILSRKVMSSQELNKQDPASLSNGKKVVIPSDEQGESKKGGCCST